Part of the Vigna unguiculata cultivar IT97K-499-35 chromosome 3, ASM411807v1, whole genome shotgun sequence genome, ATTTAGTGAATTTAAAACTATTGTTACGTGAATTTCTTGCAaggaaataaataagaaaataaagtgtACTAATCGAGTAAGGAAGTAAATGAATAAAgtgtaaattaatataatttaaaagtctTTTATTATTGTCATGGATGAGTATCTTTAGCCCAGTGTTGTTTTGTACTCTAGATACTTCAATATATAGTTCcttcttttatttcaatatgATGTACAATTTATTGatatctcatatttttttatgttcttatttatgtgaaaatataatattttttcctaatttGGATACCATGGCTATGgagtatgttttttttaaattcaatctaATTAAACTTTCATTCTTATCATTATCAATTGTTGGAATTATATGTTTGACCTAGTGCTAAAGGATGGAAGGGAAGGTGAGAAAGGTTGTGGGTTCTAACTTCTTCcactaatatttgaaatatataaagttagtttaaaggatttaaaaataatgatgaaaTAGGTTGAGTTTAACTCCTCGCTAACGGTAAGCATTTGCCGATAAAAAATAATCGTAAATataatgaagattttttaatttgttactaaatttagatttaaattatttgttttagctGGTTTAATGATTTCATGTTTGAAATAATTATGTGATAgtgtcttttatttaaaaaatatatcactaaaaaaaatgtttaattcaaaagttgttagtcattaTACTGAgctaaatatcaatttataaattaaaaaattattggttactaaaatagttaatattgtgaataaaaaattataattggtgtttatattttaactaCAAGGTATTAGCTACTAAAAGaaattgatcactaaacattaactaccaagatttctcttatcaaaataatttgtttataaattagtccataattaattagtgaccaatttaacaaccaattataattttttttcataataataattaatttaataattaataattttttattttgtaatcgaTCATCAGAGTGTCACttgttgttaattttcttttagtatatGGATAATTTAAAGACATTtctatgaataaaataataagccattatttattacaattaatATACAATGATTTTATcgaaaaaaattctttactcaGGTGTTTAAAAATCAACGTATTTTGTATATCAAACAAACCATGCTGCAAAACTATTCAATAATAATTcacattaatatatatgtatcttttatcctaattatttttattaatatccttattctaatttaaatataaccaTACAAgattttatatactttaaaatttattattataatgaaatacTAAATAGTGATATAATAAATCCGCATTTCACACTGGTACAAATAATagtaatgttttaataatacgAAAAAAAATCACAGTTGATTGATTCATTTCATAACAGTACAAGGCTTTACATTACATGGTGGACTGTAGCTTCTTTTGTAGCTCGTGAAAAGCCTCAAAAATGCATCCTCTGCTGCATTCTGTCAAAGATAGTACTACTTGCTTCACAAGCCtgcattcttcttcttcataaatcatttttaaaccacaaaaaaagtgaaaaaggaaacaaaagttCAAATCAAATCTTCCTTCAAGTAACCGGTGATTCCATTGACACCACTGCTCTTATACCACCACTCATTGCACTCAACCTTTCTTCATCATCGTTCAGACTCACACTACTCACTATAATCCTTCCACTTTTGTTTATTTGGAGCTGCAAACATGACAAACAAAATCTCGCTTTTTCTGTTCCTTGTTTTTATAGAATGCTATCTGGGTATGTCGTGTTTCTCCCTTGTTTCACTACTTTGGTTATGTTTATGTTTCTGTCAgtactttctttcttctctgttttatttttatttctttagtttttcatttcagATTTTAAACCAGTTGTTCAGTGTCTTGCTGTGCAGTGTGCTCATTTcagaatcatttttttttttttttggaaaaggGTCACATTTTCTTAAATCTTACTCAGTTCAAGAGATCTTGGTGATCTATGTATGTATGACTCTTGTTAAGTAATCAAGAAATCAAGaaatctcattttctttttctgcgtactttccatttttttcattcCAATACTAAATTTTATACCTCTTTTGGAGGGCGTTTCATGGTTTTTTGTTAGGCAAAAAATGGTGTTACTtatgttgatttcatatttAGTGTGGAAAAAGAGAAAGCTTTTGACTCTTAAAACAAATCAGATGAAACATGCTTAGTGCCCTTGTAATTCTTCTTGTCAAGTATGATAGAAAACTTATCCCCTTTTCACATTGGTTGGGTTATGCTAAAATATTTTCTGCATTTCATTTGAGTCACTATTTTTTAGCTTATTCTTCTCTTGTGGGttttaaaccctaaacctgattttttttttaatcaccaAAGTCTGGAAatttttagtttgaaaagggGTGATTAAAGGATAAGAATGATGTGGTTCAAATTCTTTACTTCCTTCACGCTACAATCTGACTGCTATAAACCTCAGCTATGTATAAAGTGATCAGAATACTTTCTCTTATTCAGTAGTTCTTTTTCTTGAGTTGTTACTGGTGGACCAGAGGTTGATGCTGTCACATGATTTTCACTAAATTTGATCATTggtggtttatttatttattaaatttatgtaataaCTAATACTATTATCATATTATGTTTTCCTGGTTCCattggaaaaaatatttagCCACGGCAAGGGAAATCGTGGTGCAACAGAAATCAGATGCTGCTATTCCAGTGACAACAATGTCACCACCTGAAGGAAACACTACATTCATTGATGGCACAACATGGTGTGTGGCTCGTCCTGGTGCTTCTCAGAATGACTTGCAGAATGCTCTTGATTGGGCTTGTGGACTTGGAATGGCAAATTGCAAAGCCATCCAACAAGGTGGACCATGTTTTCAACCAGACACACTTGTTTCTCATGCTTCCTATGCTTTCAATAGCTACTATCAGACAAATGGAAATTCCGACATTGCATGCAATTTTGGAGGCACTGCTGCTTTGACCAAACGTGACCCCAGTAAGTCAAAATGTTGATCTCATCAGGTTAATCATGTTCAGTGTTCTGAGATGTTTATGTTAACAAATATGTTTGGATAaccatgtttttgttttttatgttctGAGATCGTTGAAAATCTCATTTCGACCggagataaaacaattttatacgTTGAGCTAAGCTGTTAGTATACTCGACATGAAGGGGTGCGTTGGAAGTCTACATCGATAttaaagataagacaattttataatatatataagtggAATGTAAACCTcaccatttatgttttttcatcCACAAAAGTTCATGTTAAGACATATGGAATTAAGATTCTCTAGCCCCACCATAACTTGTTGATGCTTTATGTGAAGATCACAAGTAACTAACAGTTATATATGCCTCTTGAATCTTGGGAACTTTAGTACTTTTCCTCTgccatttttgttttcatatctATGTAGCATCCTTTCACTTTTGGAACCATAGTGATGTAGTAGTGTGTAATAATGAACATGAATAACATTACTTGTGTGAttgatgaatataaatacaatgtCAAAGATTATGAAACTTTTTGTTTGAGAATGTTGTGAGGTGTTGAAAAGACAGGTGCTTAACTTAAGCAACTGCAATTCCATCCAATCAAACAATTTGCTTTTTGTTGTTAGTGtgctttctttttatttttatgcattTGCATTATTCTTGCTCCTTTAAACTTTAAGATCAAATTAGCTTGTTTTCTTTGAAAAACTGCTAcaggtttttgtttttgtatctATGAGatgtttacttttaaataaGCATTTATGCTGAGTTGGTATATATAGTAAAGTAGGTTCATACTTTGGATTATATTCCTGATGTCATCATAATGAGTACATTTTACGCAGTACTTACAGAATGCTTTCTGAAAATCAAGTGTGGAATATTTGACTGTTGaaactaataattttgaaatgaatggaattttaatatttgtgtaTGCTGATAATGTTGTTCATACTGATCTTGAAATAGAATTCATTCTGAACTTctgcttttcttttctcttcagGCTATGGAAAATGTGCTTATTCTACATCTGGGTATGTATGAGATCACAGCATATCTTATTAGTTTTAAAAGAAGTTCGAATATATATCTTAGAGTTAAATACGTTTTTAGTCCAACTTTaacatgaaatttaaatttatctctTTGTGAAACATTAATACATTTTTGTCTCCAGACCGTAAAAATCGatggatataattttttaacaatgaATGATGTGTCAAATGTGTTTTCATGCTGACGTGTTTGAcacgaaaaaagaaattaagtaACTAGGataaaagattatatattttttttaagtttaaatatcataatgtatcaaagttttaactaggaataaatttcaatattttatattttattgaataactgtttaagtattttttttgtttgtgacAGATCTTTAGTTGCTTCTGCACCACCTATGTTGAAGAGGAATAGCCAAAGCCTGGTTTGGTCGAAACTTGTTGTGGTGTTACTGGTTTCATACTTTTGGATGTGACTATGGTCGGGAAAACATAGGACAAAGGGAAAAGGGAATTAGAAGAAGAAGGTTAGGGAATGTAGTTTTGTTAGCATTTTATAATTGTGTTTTTGTTGCTAAGGTATTCTTAGCTTTCATGTTGGGTCAGAACAAGAATCTTTAATTCTGCAAATAATctctttttttaagtttagtttGTACATTATTCATTTCCatcatgtttaatattttttatttctctgttTACTGCCTCGATGACCCTGCTTAGAGACATACCTGATTTAAGAAATGTTTCTAGTCTttctttaaatagttttttattttaattttaaagataaaagtatgtgtttgttttcatgttttaatTCTTCTCTGTGTGATTTGTTTATTCATTcttttgatgttttatttacttttcagaattttgtatttttattttattttttattctaaaccttcattatgttatctttttaaaataattttttattactgttTAGATTTcgtttaatttaaatactatccaTGAACCTCATTAATTTAAATACTGGTAAGgaaatcatacaaaattattttaaactcatgatttctattattaattttaaaaataattatttaaaagaaaataatatggTAATAATCAAGAATGTAGGAATATGAACATTAAGTTATTATTACACATGGAAAATTAGTTATTTGACCATGATTTACTTTATTTGTAATCGTAAATTTGGTATCGCTTAAAAATTCACAAAGGTtgaaaaaatcaaacaattccaaatttaaaagaacttaaatattttaagttgttGACCCTAAccacaaaattatttatttaatactataattttaatattattttattttctaaagtaagataaatactaatatttaattaaactgATTCGTATTTAATATAATAGTTAACTGATATTTTTTCGTTTAAAAAAATAGCATCTAAACATGCTAAATATTACCGTAGTTAAAAGATGATTAATAAATGAAGtagtaaatttgatttttattttcataaaagtttaGATTTTAAATTCGTTATacgtatttaaaataatttatagatttattctttaaatgcatttcaattcaaattaaatttatatttgaatttattctaTTTGTTTGGCCTAATTTTTTGTGGTGTTAAAGTGAATGTATCGAACTAAATTTGAAACATTTCGATCCAACTTAATTTTTGTGTGAGTGATACAATTTTTGTAATCTAACTTAAATCACCATGGGTTAGTGTATTGACTTAATCAAGTTTTGTtgtttgaatttatttcatatattatttcaatataatgaaaataaattgagttatttatttttttataaatgttcaatgaaattatttacatatttcatcaaatactatcataaatataataattaaaaattgaattgttaagtaaattaacaaacaaaaaattaaacatttaaagtattaaaatattgttaaacaATCGTcctagtatttaaaaatattaacttacaTAACTATAAACAGTAgataattgtaataaaaaaattaataaataatgataaaaaactaataaaaagttGTTAGTGGATTACgtatttaaattgaattatgtGCATGATTGactaatatatttaacttgagaaTTAAGCGAATTAGGTATAATTTGGTccatacttaaaaaattaattttttttcaacctaACTTGACTTATATCCGTAGTTAGCGAGATTGACTCACAAGTTATAATTCCTTTTGATATCTTTATTTAACATGTGTTTGGTCTAATTAGACTCAATTCAACTTTGGTTGAGtcaaatttattataacttataaaCTCGGTTTAGTATACACAAGTATGACTTGACTTTACATGGTCTTATTTATCCAAACATCGACTAAATATAacttaatacataaatatataactcATATTAAATTAACACGAACTTAAGCTAACTTAATTTAATGCGAATAACGATTAAATTGGGTTCACCTAAACTTAATCTAAATTAACTCAACATCTTAATTTGTCCTAACgtgaattgaaaaatataaattatatatctttaagtGTAACATGTAGGTCCATTATATATCAAAAAAAGTTGTTGCACTTTGCATTCATTTAtagtttaattataatattatttagtaaACATTTGATTTGTATTAACTCCTTCAAACATAACAACCAATCcataattgaaacatgatttgaataaaaaaaaaatcataacaaatatgttttattcacctataaaatttcatgtgtaaaTGCATACTTGGTTATCACTcgtaattatattaaaaaacataaaatttttatatataagttttgaTAAAATACATAGCTTACTTCCGTGTAATAATTGCCACAGTACACTTTGTGAAGATTTGGAAAATggatattttaaagttattaaacgTTTAATAAAAAGTATACTTGAACATTCTAGTAATAAAAGGCTAAACAATAAAtagatttttctattatagattccattttataaaaaaatgttgtttttctaGAAAAATCTTTCTCTTAAATCTCTATTCCCTCcctctaaaatataaaatttatctttcatATATTCTACGATAAGAGTCTAGTCTACTATTTGGAATTACAACAGATAACACTCtaactttattttatcatgatggTAAATggagaaatttatttttatgcccttttataaagtaaaaaattgttttcatcCTTTGCATGTGAGTATGATGAGTTGCATATGGCTCCAGTTTACTCAAACTGGTTCTCTGCATGTTTGTGATCTCAGTGGTGTGTAGATCATTGATCTGATGTTATTTTTGTGTATATAGGATACTTATACGAGTGGGTTGTGCAGGGAGAACTTTGGAAGCCCTAAGAGTCATAATCAAAGTAAAGGAAGCTAGTACTTCAAAAAAAATGGTATTTCAGTGTAaactgaaataattattttgtaacttgAATTATGTGCATGATTGGTCTTAGAAATTGATTGATTTGAGGCCCACTCTTATATTTTAGTATTCAACGAGAATAATTGTAAATATATGTGACAAATGGTTGACTTTTGGATGAATTTTTGTGCATTTTGATTTCTTTATATTGAGATATTCAAATTGTTAAGGCGTTGTTTCGAATTTTAAAGTTAATAGCTCTAGGTGCAGCTGGCGCTAGATGGTGGGGAGATGTCAATGAACATTGTCTTGTTTATTTATGTATCTATGTTGAATGAATCCTAAATGAAATTTTAGCTTAATGTggataaattatatatgtatgagAAAATATCTCAAACATTGtgtttattaaacatttttttttggttgAAATGTATGATTTGAGATGAAAATGTAGTAGTTCCAAAGGTAACATGTGCATGATCTTAAATTATAGTCATTACAAGGAGTTCTTTATAAGAGATCATGTATaatgtatgatgaatatgaaaGATTGTGAAAGTATAATGCAAAACTATGTGATTATTTGAactattacttatttttataaaattatgtatgaattcaattatatgataaatcttttattatgacaataatacaaaataattagcATAATTTTTATAGCTTTAATTTACCATTATTTTGTGAGTCTTCTATATGTGATTTTACCTTTATATTATGATTGTGTTACTCACACGAGTAAAAAGAGATGTAAAGGTTAATAGGGAATAATATTGAGACTGCCAAATGGGTTAGATGACCATCATAGTTACAAGTTTAGGTAtcagataaatattttttatcattcttaTAGTTCCAgtaactttataaaaataattaattattttgtaagactatataaaatatatacctATTTATTGCTTAAATGATGTGTTTTgatactgaaaaaaaaaaacctaattatACTTCAAGAATATGAAAGTTTGGGTTGATACACACTTCATGCATGCTTTGGTAATTACAGGAACTAACCATCTCCTCCATTATGTTCATTATTCAAATCATTACAAATTCTTAAAAAACCACACT contains:
- the LOC114179742 gene encoding glucan endo-1,3-beta-glucosidase 13; translated protein: MTNKISLFLFLVFIECYLATAREIVVQQKSDAAIPVTTMSPPEGNTTFIDGTTWCVARPGASQNDLQNALDWACGLGMANCKAIQQGGPCFQPDTLVSHASYAFNSYYQTNGNSDIACNFGGTAALTKRDPSYGKCAYSTSGSLVASAPPMLKRNSQSLVWSKLVVVLLVSYFWM